In a genomic window of Bradyrhizobium ontarionense:
- a CDS encoding glycosyltransferase, which translates to MMATERVLFVDHTGQIGGAELILLDVVQDRTQSSAFLFEQGPLAKALAERGLPVTTSRWGQGLAQFRRDSSWLKVLPLFGRLAAITVELARTARKHDVVYANSQKAFVLSAFANIVARRPLIWHLHDIISPAHFGTLQRRLQVFLANSFAAKVIVPSEAAAAAFVDAGGRRSLIEVVPNGLTVQPEPVSRQELRRRLGLPPGSLVGVFSRLAAWKGQHVLIQALADLPDVHCIIVGDALFGEQDYAVQLRRLVADLGLGDRVHFLGHRGDVPVLMQAVDAMVHPSIDPEPFGRTLVEAMLAGVPVIATDAGAAPDILEHGRAGLLVPPGDARALAEALEAVLAQPELLEPQLDYASRRARTHYSLARMLESIGLLIRHVRAGAAV; encoded by the coding sequence ATGATGGCGACCGAGCGCGTGCTGTTCGTTGATCACACCGGACAGATCGGCGGCGCCGAACTGATCCTTCTCGACGTGGTGCAGGATCGAACGCAGTCGTCGGCATTTCTGTTCGAGCAGGGGCCGCTCGCCAAAGCGCTGGCTGAGCGCGGACTTCCCGTCACCACGTCACGCTGGGGGCAGGGCCTGGCGCAGTTCCGCCGCGACAGCTCATGGCTCAAGGTTCTGCCGCTGTTCGGTCGGCTGGCCGCGATCACCGTCGAGCTTGCACGAACCGCCCGCAAGCATGACGTCGTCTATGCCAACTCGCAGAAGGCCTTTGTGCTGTCGGCGTTCGCCAACATCGTGGCGCGGAGACCGCTGATCTGGCACCTGCACGACATCATCAGTCCTGCGCATTTCGGCACCCTGCAGCGCCGCCTGCAGGTGTTCCTGGCCAACAGTTTCGCGGCAAAGGTCATCGTTCCATCCGAGGCGGCTGCCGCGGCCTTCGTCGATGCCGGCGGCCGGCGGTCTCTCATCGAGGTCGTGCCGAATGGTCTCACCGTTCAGCCCGAGCCCGTCTCGCGGCAGGAGCTGAGGCGGCGGCTCGGCCTGCCACCCGGATCGCTGGTCGGCGTCTTCAGCCGGCTCGCAGCCTGGAAGGGGCAGCACGTCCTGATTCAGGCGTTGGCCGATCTGCCAGATGTCCACTGCATCATCGTTGGCGATGCGCTGTTCGGCGAGCAGGACTATGCGGTGCAGTTGAGAAGGCTGGTTGCCGATCTCGGTCTCGGCGATCGGGTCCACTTCCTCGGCCACCGCGGCGACGTGCCCGTGCTGATGCAGGCGGTGGACGCGATGGTGCATCCGTCGATCGATCCCGAGCCGTTCGGCCGCACCCTGGTCGAAGCCATGCTGGCCGGCGTGCCGGTGATTGCCACCGATGCCGGAGCTGCGCCGGACATTCTCGAACATGGCCGGGCCGGCCTGCTCGTGCCGCCCGGTGACGCGCGTGCGCTGGCGGAAGCTTTGGAGGCCGTCCTTGCTCAGCCGGAGCTTCTGGAGCCTCAGCTGGACTATGCGTCGCGCCGGGCGCGCACGCATTACAGCCTTGCGCGCATGCTCGAGTCGATCGGGCTCCTGATCCGCCATGTCCGCGCGGGAGCGGCGGTGTGA
- a CDS encoding glycosyltransferase family 4 protein, whose translation MNFEIVQVVQEISNAGGVETVAIELARVFGRNGLSNIVLASTVAENLEQSIRVEPVAPWLARIPTRGLFRHIGRAIVVPLFTLAATRALARHPDAVIISHGDSLKGDVLIVHAVNAQSLAEKRAAGSWRWLLNPMHLWVSLRDRFMIGGLRYRAFVAVSERVTAELQRIYRVPPSRIHVISNGIDLDRFRRDETRGQAIRREFGIPESARLLLFVGHEFHRKGLAHAVGALDRLGDDVRLLVVGSDNPAPYRKLTRKAQDRLIFAGPRSDMTALYSAADAFVLPTSYETFSLVCMEAMACSVPVFATPVGGIEDYLRDGVNGFRILADADDIAAKIAAAFADPALMQQLRDGARATAQAYGWDQVGLQYIELLRQIDAEKRAVRRPALPLSAEAS comes from the coding sequence ATGAATTTTGAGATCGTCCAGGTCGTGCAAGAGATAAGCAATGCCGGCGGCGTGGAAACCGTCGCCATCGAGCTGGCCCGCGTTTTCGGTCGAAATGGTTTATCGAACATCGTCCTCGCGAGCACGGTCGCTGAGAATCTCGAACAGTCGATCAGGGTCGAGCCGGTCGCGCCATGGCTTGCACGCATTCCGACCCGCGGGCTTTTCCGTCATATCGGACGCGCCATCGTGGTGCCCCTGTTCACGCTCGCTGCAACGCGGGCGCTCGCACGTCATCCCGACGCCGTCATCATCAGCCACGGCGACAGTCTCAAGGGCGACGTCCTGATCGTTCATGCCGTCAATGCGCAGAGCCTTGCGGAGAAGCGCGCCGCCGGCAGCTGGCGCTGGCTGCTCAATCCGATGCATCTCTGGGTCAGCCTGCGCGACCGGTTCATGATCGGAGGCTTGCGCTATCGCGCATTCGTGGCCGTGTCGGAGCGCGTGACCGCGGAGCTGCAGCGAATCTATCGCGTGCCGCCGTCGCGCATCCACGTCATATCGAACGGAATCGACCTCGATCGTTTTCGCCGCGACGAAACCCGCGGCCAGGCCATCCGCCGCGAGTTCGGCATACCGGAGAGCGCGAGACTGCTGTTGTTCGTCGGCCACGAATTTCATCGCAAGGGACTGGCGCATGCGGTCGGCGCACTCGACCGGCTGGGCGACGATGTCCGACTGCTGGTCGTTGGCTCGGACAATCCCGCGCCGTACCGGAAGCTGACACGCAAGGCACAGGATCGCCTGATCTTCGCCGGCCCGCGTTCCGACATGACGGCGCTCTATTCCGCCGCCGACGCCTTCGTGCTGCCGACGAGCTATGAGACGTTCTCGCTGGTCTGCATGGAAGCGATGGCCTGCTCGGTGCCGGTGTTCGCAACGCCGGTCGGCGGCATCGAGGACTATCTCCGCGACGGCGTCAACGGCTTCCGCATCCTGGCCGACGCCGACGACATCGCCGCCAAGATCGCTGCGGCATTCGCCGATCCCGCACTGATGCAGCAACTCCGGGACGGCGCGCGCGCGACCGCGCAGGCCTATGGCTGGGATCAGGTTGGGCTGCAATATATCGAGCTGCTCAGGCAGATCGATGCCGAGAAGCGCGCGGTGCGCCGACCCGCATTGCCGCTCTCCGCCGAGGCATCGTAG
- a CDS encoding glycosyltransferase, translating to MSSSGRLRIVSIAHPATSSEAGRLRYRHLASRPDVDLHLVMPEVWKEFGRTIVAPPCDEGFPIHRLPIRLPEAGPMKWYVHFYPALRRLLRELDPDVIQLWEEPWSIVALQAQMLRGRAALVIEVDQNILKRLPPPFEAIRKFVLGRTDHVLSRSPDATNVVRARGYSGPVTPIGYGVDLATFTPAVARLAKPAGEQLRLGYVGRLVVEKGLDDALEALARSKSPIRLSIMGEGPHEAHLRQRVDELGLGDRVDIKGWDSPAAVASFLRSLDTLLLLTRTTRAVREQFGRVIIEAQACGIPVIGSTCGAIPDVVGDGGWIVPERDPGRLCQLLDELDIDRVQLAARAEAARANVLRRFTYDAVASAIENACRAADQSRTGSRVVRSQPLQAN from the coding sequence GTGTCTAGCAGCGGGCGCTTGCGGATCGTCTCGATTGCGCATCCGGCCACCAGCAGCGAGGCTGGCCGGTTGCGCTATCGCCATCTCGCATCCCGGCCCGACGTCGATCTGCACCTCGTCATGCCCGAGGTCTGGAAGGAATTTGGCCGCACGATCGTCGCCCCGCCCTGCGATGAAGGCTTTCCCATCCATCGGCTGCCGATCCGGCTGCCCGAAGCCGGCCCGATGAAGTGGTACGTCCATTTCTATCCAGCCCTGCGACGGCTGCTGCGCGAGCTCGATCCCGACGTCATCCAGCTCTGGGAAGAGCCGTGGAGCATCGTGGCGCTGCAGGCCCAGATGCTGCGCGGGCGCGCGGCGCTGGTGATCGAGGTTGATCAGAACATCCTGAAACGGCTGCCACCTCCATTCGAGGCGATCCGCAAATTCGTGCTCGGGCGAACTGATCACGTCCTTTCGCGCAGTCCCGATGCAACGAATGTGGTCAGGGCGCGAGGCTATTCGGGGCCGGTGACGCCGATCGGCTATGGCGTCGATCTCGCGACGTTCACGCCGGCCGTGGCCAGACTGGCAAAGCCCGCCGGAGAGCAGCTCCGGCTCGGCTATGTCGGCCGGCTCGTGGTGGAGAAGGGGTTGGACGACGCGCTGGAGGCGCTCGCGCGCAGCAAGTCACCGATCAGGCTGAGCATCATGGGCGAGGGGCCGCACGAAGCGCATCTGCGCCAGCGTGTGGATGAGCTCGGATTGGGTGACCGCGTCGATATCAAGGGGTGGGATTCGCCGGCCGCGGTCGCGTCCTTCCTGCGCAGCCTGGATACGCTGCTGCTGCTGACGCGGACGACGCGCGCGGTGCGCGAGCAGTTCGGCCGGGTGATTATCGAGGCCCAGGCCTGCGGGATTCCGGTGATCGGATCGACCTGCGGCGCCATTCCGGATGTGGTCGGCGACGGCGGATGGATCGTGCCCGAGCGGGATCCAGGCCGACTGTGCCAGCTGCTCGATGAGCTCGATATCGATCGCGTGCAGCTCGCTGCGCGGGCCGAAGCCGCACGTGCCAATGTGCTCAGGCGCTTCACCTACGATGCCGTCGCGAGCGCGATTGAAAATGCCTGCCGCGCTGCAGACCAGTCGAGAACTGGTTCCCGCGTCGTTCGGAGCCAGCCGCTGCAAGCCAATTAG
- a CDS encoding acyl-CoA acyltransferase, protein MQPLRKTDVANDTQPAPAAGGVRVREIRTADLAAVAALLTRGFSFRSEAYWLRGLDRHATRPRPTGFPTFGYCLDHGGVPVGVILLLFSELPADDGTTIVRANVSSWYVEPAFRAFSSMLVRAATRDKTVTYFNITPAPHTWPQVEAQGFSVYCKGQIYAALALSQPPANVRVGEFAERDAAGLSAFEADLLRQHAAWGCLSLVVHDGPTAYPFVFQKHRVKNVLPVYRLLYCRDVASLVRLAGNIGRFLLRRGGLLVRFDANAPVAGLAGWYSDKRGRKYAKGPHPPRLGDLAFTEAALFDG, encoded by the coding sequence ATGCAGCCGCTCAGAAAGACCGACGTTGCGAACGATACGCAGCCGGCACCAGCCGCCGGCGGCGTGCGTGTCCGCGAAATCAGGACAGCGGATCTGGCGGCGGTCGCGGCGCTGCTCACGCGCGGCTTTTCATTCCGCAGCGAAGCGTACTGGCTGCGCGGCCTCGATCGCCACGCGACGCGTCCAAGGCCGACTGGCTTTCCTACCTTCGGCTACTGCCTCGATCATGGCGGCGTGCCGGTCGGGGTGATCCTGCTGTTGTTCTCGGAACTTCCGGCCGACGATGGCACGACCATCGTCAGGGCGAATGTCTCGAGCTGGTATGTCGAGCCTGCGTTCCGAGCTTTCAGCTCGATGCTGGTTCGGGCAGCGACACGCGACAAGACCGTCACCTATTTCAACATCACGCCTGCGCCGCACACCTGGCCGCAGGTCGAAGCCCAGGGTTTCTCGGTCTATTGCAAGGGGCAGATCTACGCGGCGCTGGCATTGTCGCAGCCGCCAGCGAATGTGAGGGTTGGCGAGTTCGCGGAGCGCGATGCGGCAGGGCTCTCCGCATTCGAGGCCGATCTGCTGCGGCAGCACGCGGCCTGGGGCTGCCTGAGCCTCGTCGTCCATGACGGGCCGACGGCCTATCCATTCGTCTTTCAGAAGCACCGTGTGAAGAACGTTCTGCCGGTGTATCGCTTGTTGTACTGCCGTGACGTCGCGAGCCTGGTCAGGCTGGCGGGCAATATCGGACGATTTCTGCTCCGGCGCGGCGGCCTGCTGGTTCGCTTCGATGCCAACGCGCCGGTCGCAGGCCTTGCCGGCTGGTACTCGGACAAGCGCGGCCGCAAATATGCCAAGGGGCCCCATCCGCCACGCCTTGGCGACCTGGCCTTCACCGAGGCTGCGCTGTTCGATGGGTGA
- a CDS encoding polysaccharide deacetylase family protein — MTLLALAAAKAMMASSAFVLPLAKAADRVLGPRGCCLTFHRTASSQHWERLPNRDFYVDADFLDRFLGYVLGQGWDVVTISEALRRTTSAEPAGRYINFSIDDCYRDTFELLVPVFRRHNVPVTLYVTTGIPDGTLPLWAAGLEDALLHKGHVTVDGARIELSSAGQRRAVFARIAANWDGPQAGNRYAAFCAANDIDIDAMHGKHAISWDMLDVLARDPLVEIGAHTVSHARIASLSPDDALSELADGRLRLNERLGIDVQHFAFPYGRAADCGPRDFALARQAGFASAATTRKGLVLAGQDAFSIPRNTMNGAHRSLAAMEMHLTGLSGAAAKVMGRV; from the coding sequence TTGACGTTGTTGGCGCTCGCTGCAGCAAAAGCCATGATGGCCTCCAGTGCGTTCGTCCTTCCGCTCGCCAAGGCCGCCGATCGCGTGCTCGGTCCGCGCGGCTGCTGCCTGACCTTCCATCGCACCGCTTCGTCGCAGCATTGGGAGCGTTTGCCCAATCGCGACTTCTACGTCGATGCTGATTTCCTAGATAGGTTCCTCGGTTATGTGCTCGGCCAGGGCTGGGACGTCGTGACCATCAGCGAGGCGCTGCGTCGGACGACGAGCGCCGAGCCGGCCGGTCGTTACATCAATTTTTCGATCGACGATTGCTATCGCGACACGTTCGAGCTGCTGGTGCCGGTGTTCCGCCGGCACAACGTGCCGGTGACGCTGTACGTGACCACGGGCATTCCCGACGGCACCTTGCCGCTGTGGGCGGCGGGCCTGGAAGATGCGCTGCTGCACAAAGGCCACGTCACGGTCGATGGCGCGCGCATCGAATTGTCGAGCGCCGGGCAGCGTCGCGCCGTGTTTGCGCGGATCGCGGCCAACTGGGACGGTCCACAAGCTGGCAATCGCTACGCCGCGTTCTGTGCCGCCAACGACATCGACATCGACGCGATGCACGGGAAGCACGCGATCTCCTGGGACATGCTGGATGTGCTCGCGCGGGATCCGCTGGTCGAGATCGGTGCGCATACGGTGTCGCATGCGCGCATCGCGTCGCTGTCGCCGGACGACGCGCTGAGCGAGCTGGCGGACGGCCGGCTGCGCCTGAACGAGCGTCTCGGGATCGACGTCCAGCACTTTGCCTTTCCTTATGGGCGTGCAGCCGATTGCGGTCCGCGTGATTTCGCGCTGGCGCGGCAGGCGGGATTTGCCAGCGCCGCGACCACGCGCAAGGGACTGGTTCTCGCCGGGCAGGATGCGTTCTCCATCCCCCGCAACACCATGAATGGCGCTCATCGCAGTCTGGCTGCGATGGAGATGCATCTGACGGGTCTCAGCGGCGCCGCAGCGAAGGTGATGGGCCGTGTCTAG
- a CDS encoding O-antigen ligase family protein: protein MSTILTSSPTERNWRVPGWAAAILVLMLTATAASVLGGASRALFVLGCGGAGWYAWRQGPAVHLQAALILFSFAPFVRRIVDLSAGYDQLGLMLIGPLFAILAPVASLPKLLEERQLPARWIWPLGLVAVCVVYAGLLSLAQADWTNAASGPLKWLAPLLYAAVLMLSADRRELIDAATSAFVIILPVTGLYAIYQYVDPPDWDRYWMEFAPIISIGQPVPYGVRSFSTMNAPAVYASFTAAGLLLVAFSRRSWPALLLALPAGLGFLLSMYRTAWISLAVGLLFCLLFSQTRRRAGLILIGLGVAVVLAATLTPFGDVVADRLSSLSEGTQDGSAQERLQEFVTLWNLPDSSLFGTGFTITDVGAAGAMPVDGMIIACWLTMGIIVGGFCLAALFWAIGNALASAWADRSSEAVIVGALAAGALMQLPLANITSGENGFLFWTFAALLVPPAPREEAT, encoded by the coding sequence GTGAGCACGATCCTCACATCTTCCCCCACCGAGCGGAATTGGCGCGTGCCCGGCTGGGCCGCCGCGATCCTGGTGCTGATGCTCACCGCGACCGCGGCGAGCGTGCTCGGCGGCGCATCGCGCGCGCTGTTCGTGCTCGGGTGTGGCGGCGCCGGCTGGTACGCGTGGCGGCAGGGGCCGGCCGTGCACCTGCAGGCCGCGCTGATCCTCTTCAGCTTCGCGCCCTTCGTGCGGCGCATCGTCGACCTCTCGGCCGGCTACGATCAGTTGGGTCTGATGCTGATCGGCCCGCTGTTCGCCATTCTCGCACCGGTGGCATCGCTGCCGAAATTGCTCGAGGAACGGCAACTGCCGGCGCGCTGGATCTGGCCGCTCGGACTCGTCGCGGTCTGCGTCGTCTACGCCGGGCTGTTGTCGCTCGCGCAGGCTGACTGGACCAATGCCGCCTCGGGACCACTGAAATGGCTGGCGCCGCTGCTGTATGCTGCAGTGCTGATGCTGAGTGCCGATCGCCGTGAGCTGATCGATGCGGCCACTTCCGCCTTCGTGATCATCCTTCCCGTCACCGGTCTCTACGCGATCTATCAGTATGTCGATCCGCCGGACTGGGATCGCTATTGGATGGAATTCGCGCCGATCATCTCGATCGGCCAGCCGGTCCCCTACGGCGTGCGCTCGTTCAGCACCATGAACGCGCCCGCGGTCTACGCCAGCTTCACGGCGGCCGGGCTACTTCTCGTTGCGTTCAGTCGTCGCTCGTGGCCCGCGCTGCTTCTTGCGTTGCCGGCGGGGCTCGGTTTCCTGCTGTCGATGTATCGCACAGCCTGGATCTCGCTCGCGGTGGGGTTGCTGTTCTGCCTGCTGTTCTCGCAGACGCGGCGCCGCGCCGGCCTGATCCTGATCGGCCTAGGCGTCGCCGTGGTGCTGGCGGCGACATTGACGCCGTTCGGCGACGTGGTCGCCGATCGCCTCTCGTCATTGAGCGAAGGGACGCAGGACGGCAGCGCGCAGGAGCGGCTGCAGGAGTTCGTCACGCTGTGGAATCTGCCGGATAGTTCGTTGTTCGGTACAGGCTTCACGATCACCGACGTCGGCGCCGCCGGCGCGATGCCGGTCGACGGCATGATCATCGCGTGCTGGCTGACGATGGGCATCATCGTTGGCGGCTTCTGCCTGGCGGCCTTGTTCTGGGCGATCGGCAATGCGTTGGCCTCCGCGTGGGCGGACCGATCGTCGGAGGCCGTCATCGTCGGTGCGTTGGCGGCCGGCGCACTGATGCAGCTTCCGCTTGCCAACATCACCTCGGGCGAGAACGGCTTCCTGTTCTGGACCTTCGCAGCCCTCCTGGTCCCGCCGGCTCCGAGGGAGGAGGCGACATGA
- a CDS encoding lipid II flippase MurJ: protein MSSSGHSLRRFSALLISGALASKMLGFGREVLMAHVLGASLVADGFRAAMAAVLIPLAFLQNESVPAIMIPMHREALQRPDAARSLGALTIVIGLVSLVVMAIILLLGEVWVNAVVGGFSAEGRELTLHFVRMMSFGMPASAVLNVLAAGEIALGRTRLTNVRASLLNVAVIGGIGLLVLTGDAYALACSFTLAFNGLAAWGLLTLWREGTLTFSGLTGRLVVDKGIEFFRRLRVLLALPLAEQGNVWIERLTASRLTTGAVASLDYARSLTESALLLISQPLGMAVLSQHAPADPRAQTEALLRPLLALTLPASAFLLLFSTDIVRLIYFRGAFGDEALLLTSHALKGIACGVWAATLGWILIRLLNGAGRNGVAALIIVSAYLANMAFNLVVPLFDPSPAAGMQLLGIGEAIRSLVLLFGVVFVLGDARKLLTVIGLALLPAALMVVLGLMIQDAVPGLLARLFAGGIAYLICLALAVGMLMPAVASAALRHARRTFRMKGELS from the coding sequence ATGAGCTCCTCCGGTCATTCGCTCCGGCGCTTCAGCGCGCTGCTGATCAGCGGCGCGCTGGCCAGCAAGATGCTCGGCTTCGGGCGTGAAGTCCTGATGGCGCATGTGCTGGGCGCCTCGCTCGTTGCCGACGGCTTTCGCGCTGCCATGGCCGCCGTGCTGATTCCGCTCGCGTTCCTGCAGAACGAAAGCGTGCCGGCGATTATGATCCCGATGCATCGCGAGGCGCTGCAGCGCCCGGATGCCGCCCGCAGCCTGGGCGCGCTGACGATCGTGATCGGCCTGGTGTCGCTGGTGGTGATGGCGATCATCCTACTGCTCGGCGAAGTGTGGGTGAACGCGGTCGTCGGCGGCTTCTCGGCGGAAGGGCGCGAGCTCACCCTGCACTTCGTGCGCATGATGTCGTTCGGCATGCCGGCCTCGGCGGTCCTCAACGTGCTGGCGGCCGGCGAGATCGCGCTCGGGCGCACGCGGCTGACCAATGTCCGCGCCAGCCTCCTGAACGTGGCCGTGATCGGCGGCATCGGCCTGCTCGTTCTGACGGGCGACGCCTATGCGCTCGCCTGCTCCTTCACACTTGCGTTCAACGGTCTCGCGGCGTGGGGCCTGTTGACGCTGTGGCGCGAGGGAACGCTGACCTTCTCCGGCCTCACGGGCCGCCTGGTGGTCGACAAGGGCATCGAGTTCTTCCGCCGGCTGCGCGTGCTGCTGGCGCTGCCGCTCGCCGAGCAGGGCAATGTCTGGATCGAGCGCCTCACCGCGTCGCGCCTGACCACGGGCGCCGTCGCCTCGTTGGATTACGCGCGCTCGCTGACGGAGAGCGCGTTGCTGCTGATCAGCCAGCCGCTCGGCATGGCCGTGCTGTCGCAGCACGCGCCGGCTGATCCGCGCGCGCAGACCGAAGCGCTGCTGCGGCCGCTGCTGGCGCTGACGCTGCCGGCGTCCGCATTCCTGCTGCTGTTCTCGACCGATATCGTCCGTCTCATCTATTTCCGCGGCGCATTCGGCGACGAGGCGCTGCTGCTGACATCACACGCCTTGAAGGGGATCGCCTGCGGCGTCTGGGCGGCGACGCTCGGCTGGATCCTGATCCGCCTGCTCAACGGCGCCGGCCGCAACGGCGTCGCCGCGCTGATCATCGTGTCGGCCTATCTCGCCAACATGGCGTTCAACCTGGTGGTCCCCCTGTTCGATCCGTCACCGGCTGCCGGCATGCAACTGCTCGGCATCGGCGAAGCCATCCGCAGCCTCGTGCTGCTGTTCGGCGTCGTGTTCGTGCTCGGAGACGCGCGAAAGCTGCTGACCGTGATCGGTCTCGCTCTGCTGCCGGCCGCGCTGATGGTCGTGCTCGGGCTGATGATTCAGGATGCCGTGCCAGGTCTGCTCGCGCGCCTGTTCGCGGGCGGCATCGCCTATCTGATCTGCCTCGCCCTGGCGGTCGGCATGCTGATGCCCGCCGTCGCAAGCGCTGCGCTCAGGCATGCTCGCCGCACGTTCCGGATGAAGGGAGAGCTGAGTTGA